A genomic region of Metopolophium dirhodum isolate CAU chromosome 1, ASM1992520v1, whole genome shotgun sequence contains the following coding sequences:
- the LOC132933074 gene encoding sin3 histone deacetylase corepressor complex component SDS3-like has protein sequence MYLDYILLPVKKTCFNNIVIFYHLSPPKYSLSSAALPRLASPPGLPRHRPASWQPEPPLVSPSCFYSPTGSIDLRDLVVYLHIVFFDRGSCISDIDGHEAAATWRKTTVLDRNTNFNKRREQGWRHTISFHDSNISPSLTFSMDDDDNNSVKIENKDLPNSDEEGKEYREKHTEIQEQVYQDKLAGIQKQLQQLRDGTHGEYVKQLKKLDAQHKNELMMNDLWRDCLFDDIEREFNKERRLAHKEFEDRNAQLTETLISELNEKKKAIEHDNLNMELSPSSSNQKPAMTRKLRRRPNDPVEPTPRGKLRKPPPVSDKYFLLQEHEIEQDVKLIQDSLASLASTSTTITPTVKTRDTVNYSSIWRPGCLPSTSSSTASNMSPKKCRSSVTEGSSAIPNMRIENGKLLFEKRWYHRGQHVFVEGRQMEKFPAVIFAIGNESILVKKTSDNSKFCISLSYLSKGKMSIQRRAAV, from the exons ATGtacttagattatattttactacctgTGAAGAAGActtgtttcaataatattgttattttttaccacTT ATCACCGCCAAAGTACTCCCTCTCATCGGCCGCACTGCCGCGGTTGGCATCACCGCCAGGCCTGCCACGACACCGACCAGCGTCTTGGCAGCCCGAGCCGCCGCTCGTCTCTCCCTCGTGTTTTTACTCGCCAACAGGAAGCATTGATCTGCGCGACCTCGTCGTCTATCTCCATATTGTGTTTTTCGACCGAGGATCGTGCATCTCAGATATCGACGGTCACGAGGCCGCAGCTACGTGGCGCAAAACGACCGTCCTCGACCGTaacacaaattttaataaaag ACGCGAACAGGGTTGGAGACACACAATCTCTTTCCACGACAGTAACATATCGCCATCTTTGACGTTTTCAATGGACGACGATGACAACAACAGTGTGAAAATTGAGAACAAAGATCTACCTAACTCAGATG AAGAAGGCAAAGAATACCGTGAGAAACACACTGAAATACAGGAGCA ggtcTACCAGGACAAATTGGCCGGTATCCAAAAGCAACTACAGCAGTTGCGTGATGGGACACATGGGGAATATGTAAAGCAATTGAAAAAATTGGATGCACAGCATAAAAATGA acTAATGATGAATGATTTGTGGCGAGACTGTTTGTTTGATGACATTGAAAGAGAATTTAATAAAGAACGGCGTCTAGCTCACAAAGAGTTTGAAGATCGTAATGCTCAACTCACTGAGACTTTGATATCAGAATTAAACGAAAAGAAAAAAGCTATAGAACATGACAATTTAAACATGGAacttt CTCCTAGCTCGTCAAATCAAAAGCCTGCTATGACAAGGAAACTGAGAAGAAGACCAAATGACCCAGTGGAGCCAACACCCCGAGGAAAACTTCGCAAACCCCCACCTGTAtcagataagtattttttattgcaGGAACATGAAATTGAACAGGATGTAAAACTTATTCAAGACTCATTGGCTTCATTAGCATCTACTTCTACCACAATAACCCCTACAGTCAAAACACGTGATACAGTAAATTATTCATCCATTTGGAGACCAG gatGTCTTCCGAGTACTAGTTCATCAACTGCAAGTAACATGAGTCCTAAAAAATGTCGGAGTTCAGTTACTGAAGGATCATCAGCTATTCCAAATATGCGAATTGAAAATGGAAAACTGTTGTTTGAAAAAAGATG gtatcaTCGAGGACAACATGTTTTTGTCGAAGGAAGGCAAATGGAAAAATTCCCAGCTGTTATATTTGCCATTGGCAACGAAAGt ATTTTGGTTAAGAAAACGTCAGACAACAGTAAATTTTGTATCTCCTTGTCTTATCTATCAAAAGGTAAAATGTCTATACAACGTCGAGCTGCTGTTTAA
- the LOC132933082 gene encoding uncharacterized protein LOC132933082: MFLFDAVSKASVLYIKGHSGYSSCTTCIQEVGYISSKSDTKQTAGKQNQYGAKKHDVKAFFAKKSEPHTIKCVLCTAPHRIYACDQFNQMSVSERKDIVTKFKLCFNCLNFGHQVESCYYPGCPRCGKKHNSRLHADSIHMSEPESSTQTETQKTSQHNAVCHAMTSNKHASSTTSTVMLATAVINVHDSDGRPQRCRAILDSGSQLNFITSSCAQRLRLKKTNVSLSISGVGTMSSSTVRLMPCTISSHCQNYQSSIEFHSLPTITERLPHQMFSMDQLNISDDVKGNLADPQLNVPAAVDILFGAELFYNIFLGARKQLSKHISAHNTKLGWILVGKLFEKSLVMSKITMLSTPVSTNSALNLFTSTTNAQFIEEAQAEKHFSSTVKRDESGRFVVRLPINDEITFLGDSRPMAERRFYNLERRLGKDKNLAEQYDMFISEYLALNHMELASPTWTGPKYYLPHHPVFKTNSTTTNFRVVFDVSANTKSGIALNDILLKGPKVQSDIFHILIHIHVLRFRIHQEVITVDVEKMYRQVLVAPEDRDLQRILYRKSPTDQLQEYRLCTVTYGTKSASYLATRCLAEIGKCTDNPKLNRVITQDFYVDDLLSGGASEDECYQIYTSLLRHFSPAGFPLRKWCSNSVNLISQIPSACNDPTFVLKLSEDDTVTALGLTWQPITDQFRFTFKHWSPPLNMTKRTLLSDINSVYDPIGLISPVLILGKIFIQQLWGMKMSCDDIISSELQARWIKFYNSLQSLHELAIPRKGINAADSKITIHGFCDASQEAFGACIYLRSASPNGQV; the protein is encoded by the exons atgtttttatttgatgCAGTTTCAAAAGCAAGTGTGTTATATATTAAAGGACATTCTGGTTATTCGTCTTGCACTACATGTATCCAAGAag tcGGTTATATTTCATCAAAGTCTGATACAAAACAAACCGCTGGAAAGCAAAATCAGTATGGAGCCAAAAAACATGATGTCAAGGcattttttgccaaaaaatcTGAACCTCATACTATCAAGTGTGTGTTGTGTACAGCGCCACATAGAATTTATGCATGCGACCAATTCAATCAAATGTCAGTATCTGAGCGTAAGGATATTGtaaccaaatttaaattatgtttcaacTGTCTGAACTTCGGACATCAAGTTGAATCTTGTTATTATCCTGGATGTCCACGTTGTGGGAAAAAACATAATTCAAGACTACATGCTGACTCGATCCATATGTCAGAACCAGAGAGCTCTACGCAAACTGAGACACAGAAAACCAGTCAACATAATGCAGTATGCCATGCGATGACCAGTAATAAGCATGCGTCAAGTACCACGTCCACTGTGATGCTTGCTACTgctgtaataaatgttcatgaCTCTGATGGACGACCTCAACGTTGTAGAGCCATCTTGGATTCTGGATCTCAACTTAATTTCATAACGTCATCTTGTGCTCAACGCCTGCGTTTAAAGAAGACTAATGTTTCATTGTCAATATCTGGTGTTGGTACTATGTCTTCTTCCACTGTGCGTTTAATGCCATGCACTATATCATCGCATTGTCAAAACTATCAATCCTCGATTGAATTTCATTCATTGCCAACGATAACAGAAAGACTTCCGCATCAAATGTTCAGCATGGATCAATTGAACATATCTGATGATGTCAAGGGCAATCTAGCTGATCCTCAACTCAACGTACCAGCTGCTGTTGACATATTATTTGGCGCCGAgctattttataacattttcctGGGTGCACGTAAACAGCTGTCCAAGCATATTAGTGCACACAATACAAAACTTGGTTGGATACTTGTTGGTAAATTATTTGAGAAGTCATTGGTTATGTCAAAAATAACCATGCTATCTACACCAGTATCTACCAATTCTGCTTTAAATCTATTTACCTCAACTACAAATGCTCAATTCATCGAAGAAGCTCAAGCGGAGAAGCACTTTTCATCAACTGTTAAGCGTGATGAAAGTGGTAGATTTGTTGTAAGGCTTCCAATTAATGACGAGATCACATTCCTTGGTGATTCTCGACCAATGGCAGAAAGGCGGTTTTACAATTTAGAAAGGAGACTTGGTAAAGATAAAAATTTGGCAGAGCAATATGACATGTTTATTTCTGAATACTTGGCGTTAAACCACATGGAGCTGGCAAGTCCTACATGGACTggaccaaaatattatttgcctCACCATCCAGTATTTAAGACCAATAGCACAACCACAAATTTTCGAGTAGTGTTTGATGTTTCTGCCAACACCAAGTCCGGAATAGCACTCaatgatattttgttaaaaggACCAAAAGTACAGTCAGATATATTTCATATCCTTATTCATATCCATGTTCTTCGATTTCGCATTCACCAAGAAGTGATCACAGTGGACGTCGAGAAAATGTACCGACAAGTGTTAGTTGCACCTGAGGATAGAGACCTCCAACGAATTCTTTATCGAAAAAGTCCTACTGATCAACTACAAGAGTACAGGCTGTGCACTGTAACATATGGAACAAAGTCAGCCTCGTATTTGGCCACTCGTTGTCTAGCTGAGATTGGAAAATGCACAGACAATCCTAAATTAAATCGAGTAATCACTCAAGATTTCTACGTTGATGATCTCCTGAGTGGCGGGGCATCTGAAGATGAATGTTATCAAATTTACACTTCACTATTAAGACATTTTAGTCCAGCTGGTTTTCCACTTCGTAAATGGTGTTCCAACTCAGTCAACCTTATTAGCCAAATACCATCAGCGTGTAATGACCCAACGTTTGTATTAAAACTCAGTGAGGATGATACGGTTACAGCCTTAGGACTCACATGGCAACCTATCACTGATCAGTTTCGTTTTACGTTCAAGCATTGGTCACCGCCGTTAAACATGACCAAGCGTACACTATTATCAGACATCAACTCAGTTTATGATCCTATTGGACTCATATCCCCTGTACTCATTCTTGGAAAAATTTTCATTCAACAATTATGGGGAATGAAGATGAGCTGTGACGACATTATCTCATCTGAATTGCAAGCTCGATGGATAAAATTCTACAACTCTCTTCAGTCGTTGCATGAATTGGCCATACCACGCAAGGGTATCAACGCTGCAGATTCAAAGATCACCATTCATGGCTTTTGCGATGCATCGCAAGAGGCATTTGGTGCATGCATTTATTTACGTTCTGCCAGTCCAAATGGTCAAGTGTAA
- the LOC132933091 gene encoding uncharacterized protein LOC132933091, producing the protein MKATTISRLELCGAVLLAELLLEVKNELSCSGIQFSINEILLWTDSSIVLAWLKNEVPLLSFVANRVARILDITDNVQWRHVISKENPADQITRSIHPAALPSLSIWWNGPSWLLLESDSWPGIPELPSEIPEVRPVKLVLATAHSSDSWLLNKYSSYMQLLRITALVQRFVHNCTIQRKLIDQRTTGALTAHDLKGSREFWIRKIQAEAYPSELKALNSNLPIHRSSCLLKLNPFVDGIGILRVGGRLAYAPIHDNTKFPIVLPPSSTFTRLYFKYEHLRLLHVGPQALFSHIQVNYWPIRGRSLASRTVHQCIQCFRTNPKLMTPFMAPLPRQRTTIERPFSQCGVDFCGAIMIRSGIRRVKTEKAYISVFVCLVTRAIHLELVSSLTADAFLATLTRFMSRRGQCSNLFSDNGTNFVGANRKLMSQFEEIAKTHATSSYLSEKSMQWHFIPPSAPHFGGLWEAAVKSSKQLLTKLSLSATFTFEEATTLLCGIEGVLNSRPMTPLSNDPSDYQALTPAHFLIGGVITLPPEADSSTTPISRLKRFALVQSCIQQFWKRWSREYLPQLQRRGRWIKVTRNMRVGDLCLLRQENLPPTRWALVRVQDVHLGPDGTVRVVTLRNSSGNTFKRPVVKLSLLPS; encoded by the coding sequence ATGAAAGCTACAACCATCTCTAGACTAGAACTATGTGGTGCAGTGTTGCTGGCGGAACTGTTGCTAGAGGTAAAAAATGAACTCAGTTGTTCAGGCATACAATTCAGTATAAACGAAATTTTACTATGGACTGATTCATCAATTGTTTTGGCTTGGCTAAAAAATGAAGTCCCTTTACTATCATTCGTAGCAAACAGAGTTGCTCGAATATTAGACATTACAGATAATGTTCAATGGCGCCATGTTATTTCTAAGGAAAATCCTGCCGATCAAATAACAAGAAGTATACATCCTGCTGCGCTGCCTTCATTGTCAATTTGGTGGAACGGACCATCCTGGTTACTTTTGGAAAGTGATTCATGGCCAGGCATTCCAGAGCTACCATCAGAAATCCCTGAAGTTCGTCCAGTAAAATTAGTGCTGGCTACAGCTCATTCATCCGATTCCTGGTTGCTGAACAAATATTCGAGTTACATGCAACTTCTACGTATAACTGCCTTAGTCCAACGATTCGTACACAATTGTACAATACAGAGGAAACTCATAGATCAACGTACGACAGGTGCATTGACTGCACATGACCTCAAAGGTTCTAGAGAGTTTTGGATTCGCAAAATTCAGGCTGAAGCTTATCCCTCGGAACTAAAGGCTCTAAATTCAAACTTACCCATTCATCGGTCAAGCTGTCTGTTAAAGCTAAATCCATTTGTAGACGGTATTGGTATTTTGCGTGTGGGAGGCCGCTTAGCGTATGCACCAATACATGACAATACAAAGTTTCCAATTGTATTGCCGCCCTCTTCAACTTTCACaagattatatttcaaatatgaaCACCTGAGACTATTGCATGTTGGTCCACAAGCATTGTTCTCACACATACAAGTTAATTACTGGCCCATCCGTGGACGAAGTCTTGCCAGTCGAACCGTGCATCAATGCATTCAATGTTTCCGAACCAATCCAAAATTAATGACGCCTTTCATGGCTCCCCTACCTCGGCAACGTACCACTATTGAAAGACCGTTTTCTCAATGTGGAGTAGATTTCTGCGGGGCAATAATGATTCGAAGTGGTATCCGTCGTGTAAAGACTGAAAAGGCATATATATCGGTATTTGTGTGTTTAGTCACACGTGCAATTCATTTGGAATTAGTGTCATCTTTGACTGCCGATGCGTTTCTAGCCACGCTAACTAGATTCATGTCTCGCCGAGGACAATGTAGTAACCTTTTCAGCGATAATGGCACAAATTTTGTTGGTGCAAATCGCAAACTCATGTCTCAGTTTGAGGAAATTGCCAAGACTCATGCAACATCATCATATTTATCTGAAAAATCTATGCAATGGCATTTCATTCCACCCTCAGCACCTCATTTTGGAGGCCTGTGGGAAGCTGCGGTTAAGTCTTCTAAACAACTCCTGACAAAACTATCACTAAGTGCAACATTTACATTTGAAGAAGCTACAACGTTGCTGTGTGGAATAGAaggagttttaaattctagacCCATGACTCCGTTATCCAATGACCCATCAGACTATCAAGCGCTAACACCTGCTCATTTTTTGATTGGTGGAGTTATCACATTACCACCTGAAGCAGATTCATCCACAACCCCGATATCTAGACTTAAACGTTTTGCATTGGTACAATCTTGCATTCAACAGTTTTGGAAGAGATGGTCCCGGGAGTACCTTCCTCAATTACAACGCCGAGGTCGCTGGATAAAGGTAACTCGAAATATGAGAGTAGGTGACTTATGTCTTCTCCGACAGGAAAATCTTCCTCCTACAAGATGGGCTCTGGTCAGGGTTCAAGATGTTCATCTCGGTCCTGATGGCACCGTTCGAGTGGTCACGTTACGCAATTCCTCTGGCAACACTTTCAAACGTCCGGTGGTGAAACTTTCTTTGCTACCAAGTTAA